The Anas acuta chromosome Z, bAnaAcu1.1, whole genome shotgun sequence DNA window ATTGTATGTTGTTACATATTGTATGTTATTACAAATGCTATGTTATtacaaatgcttgtttttaaggaGCACAGTACAGTGTAACATAATTAATGCTAAGCAACTAACTGGTAGCAGCATCAAATGGCTGAGCACTTGCCTTTGCAGCGTTGTATCATGTTGTGTCAGTGTAACAGGGTGCTGAAACAAGTCTCAGGTTACAGAATGAACAGTTTACAACACAAAGGCTCTAATTTCCACTCAGAATGCCTGCAGTAGTATTGTTCAACAAGCCTCTGCTGTCTTGCTGATCTCCTGTTTTAAGATACTTTGAGGGGATGTTCTAATAAAAAAGCATGTACGCTTACTTTGTCTATTTACTCATTTTCAGGTAGCTCATCAAGAAGCACATTTCAGAGGCATTCCTTAGACCTGTGAATACACAGGTACTTATGTGCAATACACATCTATTTTAAAACCTCAACACTTACACTGCTAATCTCTCAGATGACCAGTTGATAACAGAGTACAGCATGCTTGTTACAGGCTAAtgtaaaaacagcaaattttCTCTTGCTTATAAACAGCCTAAGTAGATACATTAAATTATCCAGCGCACAAACTATGTGTCTTTTAAAGGCACTCTAGTTGTATACACCTCTGTTTCAAACCTGGCTGaaaatttctttaaagatttACATTAGCTGACACATTTGTTGACAAAACTGTGTGCAATCTCTGGAAATTTCTGGTACAGGTTGCCctgaaaagctgtggatgccccattcctggaagtgtttacgaccaggctggatggggctttgggcaacctggtgtggtatgaggtgtccctgcccatggcagggggttggaactgggagatcttaaggtcccttccaacccaaaccattctgcagacacggtttcccataggatcctactggacaaaatgtccaccatgcagctaaataaaaacatcatacgatgggtgagcaattggctaacgggcagggcccaaagggttatggtgcatcaggctggcgggcagtcactagtggggtccctcaaggctccattttagggccggtacttttcaatatttttataaacgatctggatgtaggaatagaaggtattttgagcaagtttgctgatgacaccaaacttggaggagttgtggactcgaatgagggtggaaaggccttgcagagggatctggataggttggagagctgggcgatcaccaaccgcatgaagttcaataagagcaagtgccgggtcctgcacctgggacggggaaaccctggctgcacgtacagactgggcgatgagacgctggagagcagcctagaagagagggatctgggggtcgtggtagacagcaagttgaatatgagccggcagtgtgccctggcagccaggagggccaaccgtgtcctggggtgcatcaagcacggcatcgctagtaggtcaagggaggtgattgtcccactctactctgcgctggtgaggcctcacctcgagtactgtgtgcagttctgggcaccacagtataaaaaggacatgaaactgttggagagtgtccagaggagggctacgaagatggtgaaaggcctggaggggaagacgtacgaggaacggctgagggcactgggcctgttcagcctggagaagaggaggctgaggggagacctcatcgcagtctacaacttcctcgtaagggggtgtcgagaggcaggagaccttttctccattaacaccagcgacaggacccgcgggaacggggttaagctgaggcaggggaagtttaggcttgacatcaggagggggttcttcacagagagagtggttgcacactggaacaggctccccagggaagtggtcactgcaccgagcctgactgaatttaagaagagattggactgtgcacttagtcacatggtctgaacttttgggtagacctgtgcggtgtcaagagttggacttgatccttaagggtcccttccaactcaggatattctatgattctatgaattaaAAACAGGCCAACGCTTCAAGGAAACATCAGGTTCCCCCCCCCACTGCCACTCCGTATTTTGTCTTCAAGACATCTCAAAATCCTCTTAACCCATCCAATGACTACCATCCTCTGTGTTAGGAGGAACTTTTTGAAAGGTTGAGAGCTTGAAACAAGCTGAGTGACCCAGCAACACCACACAGGGTGCAAGTTTACCAGGTATCAGTCCATAATTCAAACATAACCCACTTACTTATATACCTTATTATTACTTGTTTATACCCAGCATAATTTGTCTGCATCAACTTTTCACACTGCCGCTCTCAGACCATTTGGATAACTTCTGCCTTGATGACCTATCTCCCATCCCTTTGCATCTGGCAATAAGCCCCTCCAGATTTGGGAGTTTCTCCCCCTCCCTAGAGCAACAACCCCATGAATATGCAGTATTCTTTGTAGCCTTTCAGAGCCATAGAACAGTGAACCATGTCTAAGACTGAGCATCCCTCTTAACCTATTGCATCTtaaaacagcactgaagagCTGTTATAGGAGTtactgtttttgaaataaattgtcCATGCTAAGAGACTCATCAGAGATGCTCACATGTTCAGGGTTCTTTATGGACACAGTGAAACTCAAAGGCAAGTTTCAAGTGCCAACATTCCATTTCACCTGCAAGTCATGTCTCAAGTAACACATAAAGCCTCTTAAGAAATTTTGTGTCTAAGTGTATGTATTTTCAGGAATCCCATATTTCAATAAAGTAAAACATATAAAAGGTAACAGATTATCTGGATAAGACCATTTATTTTAGCAAATAGATGAATCTTTATGATGAACTGGAGGCTGCAACAGCTGCTCTCTTAGGCTTCGGTGTGGTTCCCTCACGGAATCCATTCCTGCAATTAGAAATACAGTTACCACTTTTTGGAAGGTATACTTTTGCTCAAGGTCATTTAGtctaataattaatattatagATCAAGTTTATCAGCTTTTTATCAGCTTATCTCAGCAATGCACTGAAATCACTATGAAGTTCATATGTTCAGACATTTTTAGTAAGAAGCATCATTGACAAGCTGTTTTGGAATTAGTGGtatggttttctttcttctgttaatTTTGACTTCTTCAAATAGGAAGATTTCAGTAACTGAGGGTAAACAGTGAGACTGATCCAGAACATCAGCTGAAGGCATCCAGTATTTTATGTTCTACTAAGCAACTCAACAATACGTTTCAGTTTGTtagaactgaaaaatcaagtcAATTTCTTGCAGAAATTCTCCATGCTTCCAACCAAAAATTAGCACAGGCATGACAAAAGAGTCAGACCCAAGCTTGCCGCCAGGAAATGACACTTCCACTTCAGCCACACTTGGTGGAACAGAGGTTGCAGTTATACAAGAGCTattttctggctgctgctgggatggactgtgataattaaaaaaacaaaaaaactatgaaaCTGATCCCTCTACTACACCTAGTTCCAGGACTTACTAGACCAGAAAttacacagttttgttttagaaCACGGATTTAATTACAAGAAGAATTCTTAATTTAACAGCACAGTACCTTCCCCTACATTACTTCATAAGTTCAACTCTGCTTTACAGTAAGATCTTGAAACCTCGAACACAATCTGGTATTGTAACTACTTACTGCTAACTGAGTTCACCCAGGTAACACAGCAACTACAGAAGTATTTCAAttctcaacttttttttgtgGATTTAAGTGAAGTGATTAGAACACATTTCAAGAATTCCCTTATAAAAACCCACACTTGAGTGCAACCAGCAACTTAACTGACTCACAAATACTGGTggtatcttttaaaatttggcCATTTTATTACAATACCCTCTCTGTTTTGCACTacctgcatttaaaagaaacatcagaGCTTTTTATACAGCCCATGTATTACTAATGGTAAGCTTTATAACCTCAAAGGAGTATGCTACCAATTACATAAGGCATCCTTTATTTCATGATATATTTTAGAAGGAAGACCATACCACATTAAGTGTGCTAACCAAACATGTTAACTATGAATCACGATGGATTTTAGAATAAAGTGAAATCCATGTAAGATTTCATGTTATACTAGTTTGCACTGAAACATCATACCTGAATCGACGATAGACCTTCTTCAGGTGCCTCATGCGACCAGTACCAGTGGTGTTGCGCCTTTTAGCCTTTGCGCTCCAGTTATCTAGAACATGGAAGTTATTGTTACTCATGCTGTCCACAAAATCATTTGCTGCACAGTACATTTGAATTGCACAAATATTcagcaacaggaagaaaaaaagttttaaaccAAGTCAATTTTTATGTAGTAATACTGCAAGGTAGCTTTAGTATCAgctaaattaattaaatcagtATTAATTTCAATTCAAAAAAGCTTCAAATATTCCAGGATGACAGACTATTTTTCcctggtttggaaaaaaaaaaaaaaaagtctaactACTGAAGAAGAGAAATGCAAGTATTTAAGCTCAAGTCAGTTAAAAGCTCCATACTTACACTTTCTCTTACGCTTTGCGGGATATCCACATTTCCCACAGGTAGACTTCTGCAGGTGGTATGCCTTGGACCCACATCGGCGACACAAAGTGTGTGTCTTGTTTCTTCGCTTACCAAACGATGACGTGCCCTTCGTCTGACAAAGATTTCAAGACATAACATGTGTAAATATCATGACCACTTGACAGATACATCCATACCTCAAAGGATAACTTTGTCTAAAATACCAGCAAAAGTTCCCTAACTCCTCTGAGGTATTAATTAGGAATTAGCTGCTGGGTAGGACTCTGGCACAGTGAGTGTGTCAGCGCCATGCTGAACTCTAAACCACCCCCCCAGTTTTACTTGCAGGCCTCCTCCATTTTCAGAAATGGGCTCCTTGGCCTTCCCTGCCCCACCCTGCCCCCATCCCCCCGCTGTGCACTGATCCACGTGAAACCACCCGGCATTTATCCCCAAAGCCCTTCTCAACTCCCCCACCC harbors:
- the RPL37 gene encoding large ribosomal subunit protein eL37, with the protein product MTKGTSSFGKRRNKTHTLCRRCGSKAYHLQKSTCGKCGYPAKRKRKYNWSAKAKRRNTTGTGRMRHLKKVYRRFRNGFREGTTPKPKRAAVAASSSS